In Aedes albopictus strain Foshan chromosome 3, AalbF5, whole genome shotgun sequence, the following are encoded in one genomic region:
- the LOC109414915 gene encoding juvenile hormone esterase-like has product MYFIALLVLVVQLGASTTFARPGQPPIVHTGLGSIRGTILESRLGRKFYAFRGIRYANAPVGQLRFQPPQPVDAWNGTLDATEDGPMCPQPALDQSDVSEDCLRLNVYSSVIPGENVRIAPRDVLVYLHPGGFYVFSGQSKNNAGPQNLMDQDVVLVTINYRLGSLGFMSTGTKDCPGNAGFKDQVMALKWVRDHISAFGGRSDSVTLMGYSAGALSNTLHMVSPMSKGLFHRVIVMSASGVSQVQIPTDQIHLAQKQATLLNCTTADIAEMVDCLREKPASDYADTLADMFVLSWNPVLLWTAVVEPDFGQERFLTEDPTQSFLKGDFVKVPVIAGITQDEFAGPAVSFLRNDTLRNELDTNFDTLAPVLFLYDDYPTNRLNITRQLREKFLGDEPLSLNRSIQGLNYLFADSLIGFAVHRFVQLVSPHTPVYQYKFSYVGRYSFFYYPDDQTPYGAVHHDDLLYLLSIPSVAPIFNVTDPESKTVERLTGMWTAFAKSGDPNTVQGIDKPNWTPVTERVDNYLNIGEDLKMETGLFTERFSFWDQLFPLPEVQ; this is encoded by the exons ATGTATTTCATAGCGCTGCTCGTTTTGGTTGTTCAACTGGGGGCGTCCACAACGTTCGCCCGTCCCGGTCAACCTCCCATCGTGCACACCGGACTCGGCAGCATCCGGGGTACGATTTTGGAGTCCCGCCTGGGACGAAAATTCTACGCTTTTCGCGGTATTCGGTATGCTAACGCACCGGTGGGACAGCTTCGGTTCCAACCACCTCAGCCTGTGGACGCCTGGAACGGAACGCTAGATGCCACGGAAGATGGGCCGATGTGTCCACAGCCGGCACTGGACCAGAGTGATGTGTCGGAGGATTGCTTGAGGCTGAACGTGTATTCCAGTGTTATACCGGGTGAGAATGTGAGAATTGCGCCGAGGGACGTACTGGTTTACCTTCATCCGGGAGGATTCTACGTATTCTCCGGACAGAGCAAGAACAATGCCGGGCCGCAGAACTTGATGGACCAGGACGTGGTCCTGGTGACGATCAACTATCGTTTGGGATCGCTGGGATTCATGAGCACCGGAACGAAGGACTGCCCAGGGAATGCCGGATTCAAGGATCAAGTGATGGCTTTGAAGTGGGTTCGGGATCACATTTCGGCTTTTGGAGGACGCTCGGATTCGGTTACTCTGATGGGATACAGTGCCGGAGCTTTGAGCAATACTTTACACATGGTATCACCGATGTCAAAGGGTTTGTTCCATCGAGTGATTGTGatgagtgcttccggagtgagtcAGGTACAAATACCAACGGATCAGATCCATCTGGCTCAGAAGCAAGCTACACTATTGAACTGTACTACAGCAGATATTGCGGAAATGGTTGACTGTTTGAGAGAAAAACCAGCGTCAGATTATGCGGATACTTTGGCTGACATGTTTGTCCTGTCCTGGAACCCGGTTCTGCTCTGGACGGCGGTGGTAGAACCGGATTTTGGACAAGAGCGATTTCTGACAGAAGATCCTACGCAGTCCTTCTTGAAAGGTGACTTCGTGAAGGTTCCAGTAATTGCTGGAATAACTCAGGACGAGTTTGCGGGACCAGCTGTATCATTTTTGCGAAACGATACATTGAGAAATGAGCTGGATACGAATTTTGACACACTTGCACCAGTTCTTTTCTTATACGACGATTATCCTACTAATCGATTAAACATCACGAGACAACTACGAGAGAAATTTCTAGGTGATGAACCGCTTAGTCTGAACCGATCAATACAAGGGTTGAATTAT CTATTTGCCGACAGCCTGATTGGGTTTGCAGTTCATCGTTTTGTTCAACTAGTTTCGCCACATACCCCTGTCTATCAGTACAAATTCTCCTACGTCGGACGGTACAGTTTCTTCTATTATCCTGACGATCAAACTCCATACGGAGCCGTCCACCATGATGATCTGCTGTATTTACTATCGATCCCATCGGTGGCACCCATTTTCAACGTAACCGATCCGGAAAGCAAAACTGTAGAACGTCTCACTGGAATGTGGACAGCGTTCGCTAAATCTGG AGATCCTAACACCGTTCAAGGAATCGACAAACCCAACTGGACTCCCGTTACGGAACGAGTAGACAACTATCTCAACATTGGAGAAGATCTGAAGATGGAAACAGGACTCTTTACCGAAAGATTTTCTTTCTGGGATCAACTGTTCCCGCTGCCGGAGGTTCAGTAA